GAAACGCAACAGATTTACAGTCTGCCCCCTTTGGCCACTCGGGAACTCATCCAAGTATTCTATTATCAACATACATTTAAACATATTAGCTTTAATAAAATAATATATTACCATGTAATGTTAAAAGCTATTTAATTTTAAATTAAAATGGTGGATGAGGATGGATTCGAACCATCGAAGCGAGACGCAACAGATTTACAGTCTGCCCCCTTTGGCCACTCGGGAACTCATCCGAATATATGGAGCTGGCAATAGGACTTGAACCTACAACCTGCTGATTACAAGTCAGCTGCTCTACCAATTGAGCCATGCCAGCATATATAATTTTAATTTAAATTGGTGGATGAGGATGGATTCGAACCATCGAAGCGAGACGCAACAGATTTACAGTCTGCCCCCTTTGGCCACTCGGGAACTCATCCAATTTAAAAGCATTTTGTCGTGTTTTCCGACAAGGATTAGTATACATTTTTATTAACATTATTTCAAATATAATTAACTTCATATTTTAGAATTATATTCTTATTTCTTATTATTACTCATTTTATCTCTAATATACATATAATTTTATTCAAAATTCATTTTGTTTAGTATATATTCATACATTTTCCTATATTTATATATAGTATAATTTAATTTTTATTAGCTGGGGGTATGCATATTGTGTAAAGAATACATAAACTATAAAGAACCTTTAGGATACTATAAAATCGCAAATTCAATATTAAAATATATAGACGAGGATACAATGTTAATATGTATAGGAACAGATAAATGCATTGGTGATTCTTTTGGTCCTATAGTTGGAAGCTTACTAAAACAAAAAAAGTTTCCCTTACCAGTCTTCGGAACTCTAAATAATCCTATTCATGCCTTAAACATAAAAAATAGATTAGAAGAATTAAAAAAAGCTTATCCCAATAAAAAAATTATAGGTATAGATGCATGTCTTGGAGAAGAACAATATATAGGAAGTATTGCTATTAGAAACCATCCAATTTATCCTGGAAAAGGCGTTGGGAAATCACTTCCCGAAGTAGGTACTGCATCTATTGTCGGCATAGTTGATGTTAGTGAAAAAAATCAATTATTTTCTGCGAGAAATATACGCCTAAACTTCATATATAATATGGCTATTTTTTTATGCGATGCATTAATCCATTCCTATTATTTATATAGTTTACAAGCAAATAAAAAAATACAAGCTTAACATAGCTTGTATTTTTTTATTTATGACTTTAAGATTTTCCTAAATAATCTAAATACTTACCAGTTCCTAAAGCAACACAAGATACACTTTCTTCTGCTACATAAACTGGAACTTTGGTATGTTCTTGTACCAATTTATCTAAACCATTTAATAAAGCTCCGCCGCCAGTCATTACAATACCTTTATCAGCTATATCTGAAGCCAATTCTGGTGGTGTTTTTTCAAGCACTGAATGAGCACATTCAGCTATAGCTGAAACTGCCTCACTTAGAGCTTCTCTCATTTCGCTGGAAGTTACTTCAATATTTTTAGGTAAACCAGTTATCAAGTCCCTACCTCTTATCTCCATCTTTTTTTCCTCTACTTCATATGCACAACCAATATTAACTTTTAAGTCTTCAGCAGTTCTTTCTCCAATCATAAGCTTGTGCGTCTTTCTTATGTACTTAATTATAGCCTCATCAAACTCATCACCTGCAACCTTGATAGATTGTCTAACAACCATACCACCTAAAGAAATAACAGCAATATCAGTTGTTCCTCCTCCAATATCTATAACCATATTACCACTAGCTTTAGATATATCAAGTCCTGCTCCTATAGCTGCTGCAACAGGTTCTTCAATAAGTTCAATCATTTTAGCTCCTGCCATCCTTGCAGCATCCTTAACAGCTCTTCTTTCTACTTCTGTAGCTTCACAAGGAACACAAACTGCGACCCTTGGAGATGATGATTTTTTTCTACCACAAGCTTTACGTATAAAATGCTTAAGCATCTTTTCTGTCATATCGTAGTCAGATATAACTCCATCTTTTAATGGTCTTATAGCTACTATATTCCCTGGTGTTCTACCAATCATCTGTCTAGCTTCTTCACCAACTGCTAGTACCCTATCATTTGTTTTGTCAATTGCAACCACTGAAGGCTCTTTTAAAATTACACCTTTTCCCTTTATGTAGACTAAAACTGTAGCCGTACCTAAATCTATGCCCATATCAGTTCCCATTCCAAAAAAAAACATAGTTTTCACTCCTGCTCTTTGGTATATTAGTTTTAACAGTTAATATTTCTATATGAATAATCAAAATTCCTCTTTATAAAGATATTTTTTTTATCTTTTATTTTATTTTTTTCTAAAAAGTGAATTTATATAATATATTTAAAATAATATCATATCTTTATAAACTTTTTATAAATTTTTTATAAACTTTGGATAAATTATTATACCATAACAGTTTTGCATATGAAATAGGGATTTAGCTAATACTTTTATACTTTAATTGAGTCGCCTTTCCACCACGTATATGTCTCTCTGACTTATTCACTTCTAAAATATACTTAGCTTCGTCTGCAATTTGAGGATTAATTTTAGGTAATCTTTCAGTCATATCTTTGTGTATAGTACTTTTACTTACTCCAAATACTTTTGCAGTTTTTCTTATAGTTGATTTCGATTCTATTATATATTTAGCAACTTCTAAAACTCTTTCCTCTATATAATCCTTCAACAATAATACCTCCTTAAAATAACTTTAATATTATAAAATAGCCACTTTGCAAAAAAGCGGCTATTTTATTTGAAAGACTATTTTATAAATTTAGCTGGGTTTATATACTTATTTTCATAGTCTAAATCTTTAAAATTGCCATTTCCTTGTAACATAGCAAAATGTAAATGTCCTGCTTCTTTCTTATCATCACTTTTAGAAGCTCTTAATGTAGTATTTCCTACTTTTCCTATTTCTTGTCCTTGTTTTACTTTGTCACCTTTTTTAACAGAAAGTTTTCCATCTAAGTTAGAATAGATTGTTTTGAATCCGTTTTTATGATCAACTACAACCATATATCCATTTCCTTTTGGATTATCTCCTATAGTTTCAATAACTCCATTTGCCGCAACTTTTACAGAAGTTCCAATCTTAGCTGCTATATTTACACCAAGATTTGTTTTATATGTTTTAGTCTTCTCGTCACTAAATTCTTGTGATAATACTGGAACTTCAGAATATTCTTGTAGTACTTTACCCTCTACAGGCTTTGTAAACTTCATATCCACATTGTTGGATACTGATGCAGTATTGCCTTTTGAGTTTAACTTCTTACCACTTTTATAAACCTTAACATCAGGTTTTTCTTTATTATTTTGAGCTACTTTATTTTTTTCTCTTTCTACTAACAGTGCATTATCCGGTTTATCACTTTTTGTTTTAGTATCTTTACTAACTATATTCTTAGTAGCCTCTTTCTTGTTTGTTGCAACTTTCCTTGAATTAATTGTTATAGCTGCAATTGCAGCAACTATACATAAGGAAACAAATAGAATTACGTAAAAACTCTCTTTCTTTAGAAATTTTCCAAAGCTTCTTTGTGAATCATGAGTATTATTTGCTTTATTATCCATTAATAAGCACCTCCTGTTAGTAATTTTGTCCATTAAAACGTAAATAATACATGTTTAGAATAAAAATATTTATATATATTTATATTTATTATTAGACATAATGTGACAATATGTTATTTGGTCAAAAAAATATCCTAAAAGTTTATTGATAGCTATAAGGCTTTACCAATAAAAACTTTTAGGATCTTAAATAGTTTACTATTTATATTTTAACTTTGTTATACTAGTACCACTATAATAATGGTTTAATATCTCATTATATTTTTTACCCTCTTTTGCCATGACACTTGCTCCCCATTGACTCATACCAACACCATGTCCATACCCTTTGCAAGAAAATTTAATATGATTTCCTTGAAAACTTACTTTAAAATTCGAAGAAGTAAGTCCCATTATACTTCTTACAACTTTTCCTGTAGTAACTGTATTTCCTATTTTAATTTGTGATATACTTCCGGCATTACTCCTACTAATAATTTGTATATTTTGTTCAATATTATTACTGTCTATTTTTAAATTAGGAAACTTTGTTTTCATTGAATTTATAAATTCATTTTTTGAAAAACTAAACTCCTTCTTAAATTTAGGTGCTATTTCTTCTCCTGGACTTTCAACACTTTTCAAATACGGGGCACCCTTTGCAAATACATCCTCTGAGTTTTCTGTATTTCCGCTACTCACGGCAAAATAATATGGATTCATAACTAACTCATCGTTATAACTTAGCACTTCCCCCTTTGTGTCTTTTACCGCTTGTTCAACTTTTTTATATAACTCAAGTCTTTGAGATTTAGGCCAAGAATTTAGCCTTTTTTCTTTATTTATGTATGCCTGACAGTGAACAGTATCACAAAGGTCAGCATTTTGGTTAAGATTACACCCTCCTTTAAATATGCTTTTTAAATGTGCTACCGTATATGTTCTCGCTGCAACTGCTTGTGCTTTTAAAGCCTCTTCCCCAAAATTAGCTGGCATTTCCGCCGAAACTACCCCAATAATATAATCTTCAATATCTAACTGAACCACCTTTTTATCCTTTGATAAATATATATTAACTTTGGAATCTATTTTATTTTTTAATATTTCTTTCTTTTCATTTTTCTCATCTTTTGAATTGGTACTTTTGCTTTCAACCTTAGGAACACTCTCATTTTTCTGAACTACTTTACTATCATTTCCCTTATTTTTACCCATTATGGTTACTGAAAGTATTATTATAAATAAATTAAATATAATAAATCCTACTAATATATCTTTTAATTTAAAGGATACAATTACCTTTCTCATTTTATCACCTCTTGTGAAAAATTATATGTTATATAGAATATTTTATTATAGAATATTTTATTTATTCCTAATTATTTCAAGTTCAAATAATAATATATAAAAAAACCTAAAAGAAAATTTTATAAATAAGTTTCTTTTAGGTAAAAGTTTAATTTTATTCTTTTATTCTTTTAATATCTGCGCCTAACTCCTTAAATCTTTTTTCTATATCTACATAACCTCTATCTATATGATAGACATCCGATATCTTAGTCTCACCCTCTGCTATAAGACCTGCTAATATCATTGCTGCACCAGCTCTGAGATCTGTAGCCTTTACTTCCGCACCTGTTAATTTATCTACCCCTTGTATTATAGCACTTCTTCCATCTATCTTTATATTAGCACCCATCCTACTTAGTTCAGCTGCATGCATAAATCTATTTTCAAAAATTGTTTCTGTTATAACACTGGTTCCTCTAATTACACTTAATAATGAAGTTATTTGAGATTGCATATCTGTAGGGAATCCAGGGTATGGCATAGTCTTAATATTCGTAGGTGTAAGAATTCTCCTACCATCCACTTTCATAGTATCCCCTTTAATTAAAATATCCACTCCCATTTCCCTAAGCTTCGCTATTACGGGTTTTAAATGTTCTTCCTTTATACCTTTTATGTTAATTAAACTATTCGTAATAGCAGCCGCTATCATAAAAGTTCCCGCTTCTATTCTGTCATATATGGGCGTGTATTCTATTCCTTTTAATTCTTTTACTCCTGCAATTTTTATTGTATCAGTTCCTACTCCTTCAATTTTGGCACCCATTTTTATTAAACAATTAGCTAAGTCTTCTATTTCAGGCTCTTCGGCACAATTTCCTATAATTGTATCACCTTCTGCTAAGGTAGCTGCCATCATAATATTTTCTGTTGCACCTACTGAGGGAAAATCTAAATATATATTAGATCCTACTAATTTTCTAGCCTTAGCTTCTACATATCCATGTCCTATATTTATATCTGCTCCTAAAGCTGCTAACCCCTTTAAATGTAAGTCGATAGGTCTTGTACCAATATTACATCCTCCTGGTAATGAAAGTTTGAATTTTCCAAACCTCGCGAGCATAGCTCCCATAATCAAAAAGGACGCTCTCATTTTTCTTACTAATTCATCGGACGGTTGTACTGCCTTTAAATCACTGCTATCAATTATAATTTCTCTACTTATTTCATCTATGTGAACTTTTCCGTTAATTGACTTTAAAACTTCTGAAAGAACAATTACATCTTCAAGCATTGGCAAATTTTTAATAGTATTCTTCTCTCCATTTAAAATACATGCTGCCATAATAGGTAATACAGCATTTTTAGCAGAATTAATTTCTACGATTCCCTTAAGTTCTTTCCCACCTTTTACAATAATCTTGTCCATAACTATCCTCCACTCTTTATTAGTTTCTCTAATAAGAAATAAAAATTTCTGGGTCACCTATTACTAAATAATTTGCTGTATCATAGGAAGAAAAAACATAATAATATTCCTCTTCTACTTTATTTGATACTTTTGTACTATAGGCATTGCTAAGTTTAATTGTTTCTAATATATATCCTTTATTATTTAAATTATCTTCTACTTTATTTTTTTCAGTTTCTATTTCTATATTATTTTTTAATTTTGCTTTGATATTAAAATTTATTTTAATATTGGACTTTATAGAGCTTAAGGATTTCTCAATCTTCTGTACTAATTTATTAATTTTTTCTTCATTATAACCTTTCATAGATATGAATAAGTTAAATGAATACTTACTATCATAATTAATATACAAGTTTGCTGCTTCTAAATTTTCATAAAGATCATTAAATCTACTTTCCTTCAAATAAATATCTTCTTGTGAAAGGATATCTTTAATTTCATTCTTATATTTTTTTATTTTATCTTTATTTCCAAAAGTCCCTTTTATAGATACATAGGTTGTAATATCTTCTGAAGTTATACTAGATAAAATTTCATTATTAAAACTATTCACATTTGTACTGTAGCAAATTAAGGATTTATAATTAATTATAATTAAAAATGTTATTATTAATAAAGATAATTTTTTAGTCTTCATAATTAAACCTCTTTAAATTTTATTTATATCTTAATCATTTACACTTTTTCACATTTTATACTTATAGATTTAAAATAAAGACTTTGTATTATATATTATAATATAAATATTCATAGTAAAATGTTCCTATATGCGCATAAGAAAAGGCAACCTCTATAGGTTGCCTTTTCTTAAAATATTTATATATTTCTAATTTTAGTTCTTATTAACGCTCTTTTCAACGCTAATTCAGCCCTCTTTATATCAGTCCCCTCAGGCATTGTTTTTATTCTTTCTTCAGCTCTTTCTTGAGCTTTTTTAGCCCTATTAACATCTATATCTTCTGGCCACTCTGCGGAATCACAAAGTATATCTATTGATCCTTTATCTACCTTTAAAATCCCTGACGATATAAATGCTTTCATTTCTTTTTCTTCCTTAGTTTTAAAGGTACATATATGTGGCAATAAGGATTTCACCATACTCATATGACCTGGAAGTATTCCTAAACTTCCTTCTTTATCTTCTGTAATTAGTTTAGTTATAGTACCTGAAAAAAACTTTTTCTCAGGCGTAATAATATTTAGTATTATTTCTTTCATTTATTTCACCTTCAACGAATTCAATGCTATTCCATAGATTTAGCTTTTTCAAGCACCTCTTCTATAGTTCCTACAAACAAGAAAGCACTTTCAGGAATGTCATCAAGTTTACCTTCTAAAATATCTTTGAATCCTTTAACAGTATCCTCTATAGCTACAAATTTACCTTGCATACCTGTAAATTGTTCTGCAACTGTAAATGGCTGTGATAAAAATCTTTGTATCTTTCTAGCCCTAGATACTGTTAATTTATCCTCTTCTGCTAGTTCATCTACACCCAAAATAGCTATTATATCTTGTAATTCTTTATATCTTTCTAGTATATGTTTAACTTTAACAGCCACATTATAATGTTCTTCTCCAACAACTCTAGGATCTAATATTCTTGATGTAGAATCTAATGGATCTACAGCAGGATATATACCTAGTTCTACTATATCCCTTGATAACACAGTCGTAGCATCAAGATGCGTAAAAGTAGTTGCTGGTGCGGGGTCAGTTAAATCATCTGCAGGTACATATACAGCTTGAACTGAAGTAATTGATCCATTTTTTGTGGATGTTATTCTTTCTTGTAATGCACCCATTTCAGTTGCAAGGGTTGGTTGATATCCAACTGCACTTGGAATTCTTCCTAACAATGCAGAAACTTCAGAACCAGCCTGCGTAAATCTAAATATATTATCTATAAATAAAAGTACATCTTGCCCTTGATCTCTAAAATATTCTGCCATAGTAAGTCCTGTCAATGCTACTCTCATTCTCGCTCCTGGTGGTTCATTCATCTGTCCAAATACTAGTGCAGTTTTCTCTATAACCCCAGAATCTTTCATTTCATTATATAGGTCATTACCTTCTCTTGTTCTTTCACCAACACCTGTAAATACAGATAGACCTCCATATTGTTTTGCAATATTATTTATAAGTTCCTGAATTAATACTGTCTTTCCAACACCTGCCCCTCCAAACAATCCTATTTTACCGCCCTTAGGGTAAGGTGCTAAAAGGTCTATTA
The nucleotide sequence above comes from Hathewaya histolytica. Encoded proteins:
- the spoIID gene encoding stage II sporulation protein D is translated as MRKVIVSFKLKDILVGFIIFNLFIIILSVTIMGKNKGNDSKVVQKNESVPKVESKSTNSKDEKNEKKEILKNKIDSKVNIYLSKDKKVVQLDIEDYIIGVVSAEMPANFGEEALKAQAVAARTYTVAHLKSIFKGGCNLNQNADLCDTVHCQAYINKEKRLNSWPKSQRLELYKKVEQAVKDTKGEVLSYNDELVMNPYYFAVSSGNTENSEDVFAKGAPYLKSVESPGEEIAPKFKKEFSFSKNEFINSMKTKFPNLKIDSNNIEQNIQIISRSNAGSISQIKIGNTVTTGKVVRSIMGLTSSNFKVSFQGNHIKFSCKGYGHGVGMSQWGASVMAKEGKKYNEILNHYYSGTSITKLKYK
- the atpD gene encoding F0F1 ATP synthase subunit beta, whose amino-acid sequence is MPGQIGKVVQIIGPVIDIKFDSDALPNIYNAIEIDMGDRKIVAEVEQHIGDDIVRTIAVENTEGLRRGMNAFDTGKSITVPVGNPVLGRLFNVLGKPMDEGEPVKTDVSYPIHRSAPSFEEQSVKPEIFETGIKVIDLLAPYPKGGKIGLFGGAGVGKTVLIQELINNIAKQYGGLSVFTGVGERTREGNDLYNEMKDSGVIEKTALVFGQMNEPPGARMRVALTGLTMAEYFRDQGQDVLLFIDNIFRFTQAGSEVSALLGRIPSAVGYQPTLATEMGALQERITSTKNGSITSVQAVYVPADDLTDPAPATTFTHLDATTVLSRDIVELGIYPAVDPLDSTSRILDPRVVGEEHYNVAVKVKHILERYKELQDIIAILGVDELAEEDKLTVSRARKIQRFLSQPFTVAEQFTGMQGKFVAIEDTVKGFKDILEGKLDDIPESAFLFVGTIEEVLEKAKSME
- a CDS encoding M23 family metallopeptidase; this encodes MDNKANNTHDSQRSFGKFLKKESFYVILFVSLCIVAAIAAITINSRKVATNKKEATKNIVSKDTKTKSDKPDNALLVEREKNKVAQNNKEKPDVKVYKSGKKLNSKGNTASVSNNVDMKFTKPVEGKVLQEYSEVPVLSQEFSDEKTKTYKTNLGVNIAAKIGTSVKVAANGVIETIGDNPKGNGYMVVVDHKNGFKTIYSNLDGKLSVKKGDKVKQGQEIGKVGNTTLRASKSDDKKEAGHLHFAMLQGNGNFKDLDYENKYINPAKFIK
- the murA gene encoding UDP-N-acetylglucosamine 1-carboxyvinyltransferase yields the protein MDKIIVKGGKELKGIVEINSAKNAVLPIMAACILNGEKNTIKNLPMLEDVIVLSEVLKSINGKVHIDEISREIIIDSSDLKAVQPSDELVRKMRASFLIMGAMLARFGKFKLSLPGGCNIGTRPIDLHLKGLAALGADINIGHGYVEAKARKLVGSNIYLDFPSVGATENIMMAATLAEGDTIIGNCAEEPEIEDLANCLIKMGAKIEGVGTDTIKIAGVKELKGIEYTPIYDRIEAGTFMIAAAITNSLINIKGIKEEHLKPVIAKLREMGVDILIKGDTMKVDGRRILTPTNIKTMPYPGFPTDMQSQITSLLSVIRGTSVITETIFENRFMHAAELSRMGANIKIDGRSAIIQGVDKLTGAEVKATDLRAGAAMILAGLIAEGETKISDVYHIDRGYVDIEKRFKELGADIKRIKE
- the atpC gene encoding ATP synthase F1 subunit epsilon, which produces MKEIILNIITPEKKFFSGTITKLITEDKEGSLGILPGHMSMVKSLLPHICTFKTKEEKEMKAFISSGILKVDKGSIDILCDSAEWPEDIDVNRAKKAQERAEERIKTMPEGTDIKRAELALKRALIRTKIRNI
- the mreB gene encoding rod shape-determining protein, whose protein sequence is MFFFGMGTDMGIDLGTATVLVYIKGKGVILKEPSVVAIDKTNDRVLAVGEEARQMIGRTPGNIVAIRPLKDGVISDYDMTEKMLKHFIRKACGRKKSSSPRVAVCVPCEATEVERRAVKDAARMAGAKMIELIEEPVAAAIGAGLDISKASGNMVIDIGGGTTDIAVISLGGMVVRQSIKVAGDEFDEAIIKYIRKTHKLMIGERTAEDLKVNIGCAYEVEEKKMEIRGRDLITGLPKNIEVTSSEMREALSEAVSAIAECAHSVLEKTPPELASDIADKGIVMTGGGALLNGLDKLVQEHTKVPVYVAEESVSCVALGTGKYLDYLGKS
- the yyaC gene encoding spore protease YyaC; translated protein: MCKEYINYKEPLGYYKIANSILKYIDEDTMLICIGTDKCIGDSFGPIVGSLLKQKKFPLPVFGTLNNPIHALNIKNRLEELKKAYPNKKIIGIDACLGEEQYIGSIAIRNHPIYPGKGVGKSLPEVGTASIVGIVDVSEKNQLFSARNIRLNFIYNMAIFLCDALIHSYYLYSLQANKKIQA
- the spoIIID gene encoding sporulation transcriptional regulator SpoIIID, encoding MKDYIEERVLEVAKYIIESKSTIRKTAKVFGVSKSTIHKDMTERLPKINPQIADEAKYILEVNKSERHIRGGKATQLKYKSIS